A part of Rhopalosiphum maidis isolate BTI-1 chromosome 3, ASM367621v3, whole genome shotgun sequence genomic DNA contains:
- the LOC113560041 gene encoding zinc finger MYM-type protein 1-like translates to MKTKSIPSVSVQINEGYLKLIKENRKYIKRIASVLLYTGTQCIAQRGDDESVKSLNRGNFLELLHLIDEQCEVVGQDVPQNAKYTSPQIQNEMISIFNQIILEKISFELQSCNYFALIVDETKDISKTEQLSVVVRYYIQGSIHERFMGFKPAKQLNASSLLNYIKEIL, encoded by the coding sequence accaAAAGTATTCCATCTGTTTCTGTTCAAATTAATGAGGGTTATTTGAaacttataaaagaaaatagaaaatacattaaacgCATTGCtagcgttttattatataccggAACACAGTGTATAGCACAACGTGGTGATGACGAAAGCGTAAAAAGCTTAAACCGTGGTAATTTTTTGGAACTTCTTCATTTAATAGATGAACAGTGTGAAGTTGTAGGCCAAGATGTTCCCCAAAATGCCAAATATACCAGTCCTCAAATCCAAAATGAAATGATCAgtattttcaatcaaataattttggaaaaaattagcTTTGAACTACaaagttgtaattattttgctCTTATAGTTGACGAAACGAAAGATATAAGCAAGACAGAACAGTTATCAGTAGTAGtacgttattatattcaagGTTCAATACATGAAAGGTTCATGGGCTTTAAACCTGCTAAACAATTAAATGCGTCttccttattaaattatataaaagaaatactataa